A single region of the Silene latifolia isolate original U9 population chromosome 8, ASM4854445v1, whole genome shotgun sequence genome encodes:
- the LOC141597403 gene encoding phospholipase D alpha 1-like yields MAKILLHGTLHVTIYEAERLFGGGGRDLFHKMREGVESLVGDGAGKLYATVDIEGARVGRTRLLAHKDSNPRWYEQFHVYCAHMASDVVFTLKQDNAIGATLLGRAYLPVNQVISGEEIDTWLDILDKERKPIHKGSKVHVKVQFFDVTRDMTWDKGIKTPKFPGVPYTFFPQRNLCKVTLYQDTHVLDSFAPKIPLAGGKFYEQHRCWEDIFDAITNARHLIYITGWSVYTEITLIRDPRRPRPGGDMTLGELLKKKAMEGVRVLMLVWDDRTSIKGFKEDGLMGTHDQETESYFRGSEVHCVLCPRNPDSGRSIIQDIEIGTMFTHHQKIVVVDSELPNKRPDLRRIVSFIGGIDLCDGRYDSQNHSLFRTLDTVNHDDFHQPNFQGTSIQKGGPREPWHDIHSRLEGPVAWDVLQNFEQRWRKQGGKDLLLNLREMKAIFIPPSPVTFPNDDETWNVQVFRSIDAGAAFGFPDAPEEAARFGLVSGKDNIIDRSIQDGYINAIRRAKRFIYIENQYFLGSAFAWKPDGIIPADIEALHLIPKELSLKIISKIEKGERFTVYVVVPMWPEGFPDSGSVQAILDWQRRTMEMMYSDITLALRAKGIDASPKEYLSFFCIGNREVKKSGEYEPTEHPEPGSAYSLAQAARRFMIYVHAKLMIVDDEYIIIGSANINERSMNGARDSEIAMGAYQPNQINHLNQPARGQIHGFRMSLWYEHMGLLDNTFLNPESEECSKKINQIAQRNWELYSSETLEHDLPSHLLTYPISITEEGDVVALPGTEFFPDTKARILGKKSDTLPPILTT; encoded by the exons ATGAGAGAGGGAGTAGAAAGCCTAGTAGGGGATGGCGCTGGGAAACTCTACGCGACAGTAGACATTGAGGGAGCTAGAGTTGGTCGAACCAGGCTCCTCGCTCACAAGGACTCAAACCCGAGATGGTACGAGCAGTTCCATGTCTACTGTGCTCATATGGCCTCAGATGTGGTCTTCACTTTGAAACAGGACAATGCCATTGGAGCCACTCTCCTAGGACGAGCCTACCTTCCCGTTAACCAAGTCATAAGTGGGGAAGAAATTGACACTTGGCTCGATATCCTAGACAAGGAGCGGAAGCCTATACATAAAGGGTCTAAAGTCCATGTTAAAGTCCAATTCTTTGATGTCACAAGAGATATGACTTGGGATAAAGGAATTAAAACACCCAAGTTTCCTGGGGTACCCTACACTTTCTTCCCTCAGAGGAACCTCTGTAAGGTTACCTTGTATCAGGACACTCACGTGCTCGACAGCTTTGCTCCTAAGATCCCGCTTGCTGGTGGCAAGTTCTACGAGCAACATCGTTGTTGGGAGGACATTTTTGATGCTATCACTAACGCGAGACACTTGATTTACATCACTGGTTGGTCTGTTTATACCGAGATTACCCTTATCAGGGACCCGAGGAGGCCAAGGCCTGGTGGAGATATGACTTTAGGTGAGCTCCTTAAGAAGAAAGCCATGGAAGGTGTTCGAGTTTTGATGCTTGTTTGGGATGATAGGACTTCTATAAAAGGGTTCAAGGAGGACGGACTAATGGGGACCCACGATCAAGAGACGGAGAGCTACTTCCGTGGCAGTGAAGTGCATTGTGTCCTTTGTCCCCGGAATCCTGACAGTGGAAGGAGCATCATTCAAGATATTGAAATCGGGACTATGTTCACCCACCATCAAAAGATTGTGGTTGTTGATAGTGAATTGCCTAATAAAAGGCCCGATTTGAGGAGGATTGTGAGTTTTATCGGAGGTATAGATCTTTGTGACGGGCGATATGACTCACAAAACCACTCCCTTTTCAGGACTCTTGATACTGTTAATCATGATGATTTCCATCAACCTAACTTCCAGGGTACCTCGATTCAGAAAGGTGGACCGAGAGAGCCATGGCACGACATCCACTCTAGGCTAGAAGGCCCGGTTGCTTGGGACGTGCTTCAAAACTTTGAACAAAGGTGGAGGAAGCAAGGTGGGAAGGATCTTCTTCTTAACCTCAGAGAAATGAAAGCTATATTCATTCCTCCATCTCCTGTTACATTCCCTAATGATGACGAAACTTGGAATGTGCAAGTTTTTAGGTCGATTGATGCTGGGGCTGCCTTTGGGTTCCCCGATGCCCCAGAAGAGGCCGCTAGATTTGGGTTGGTAAGTGGGAAGGACAACATCATTGACCGAAGTATCCAAGATGGGTACATCAACGCAATAAGACGGGCCAAGAGGTTCATCTACATTGAAAATCAGTACTTCCTCGGTAGCGCATTTGCTTGGAAACCAGATGGTATAATTCCAGCTGATATTGAAGCCCTGCATCTTATACCTAAGGAGCTCTCATTAAAAATTATTAGTAAGATCGAAAAGGGTGAGAGGTTTACGGTTTATGTTGTGGTCCCAATGTGGCCTGAAGGGTTTCCTGATAGTGGTTCAGTTCAAGCTATTTTGGACTGGCAAAGGCGAACCATGGAAATGATGTACTCTGATATAACCCTGGCTCTTCGAGCCAAGGGGATTGATGCTAGTCCCAAAGAGTACTTGTCGTTCTTTTGTATAGGTAACCGTGAGGTCAAGAAAAGTGGAGAGTATGAGCCGACAGAGCACCCTGAACCTGGTTCGGCTTATAGTCTTGCTCAAGCTGCTCGGAGATTCATGATCTATGTCCATGCTAAGTTGATGATAG TTGATGATGAGTACATAATCATAGGATCGGCCAACATAAATGAAAGATCAATGAACGGAGCAAGAGACTCGGAAATAGCCATGGGAGCATACCAACCAAACCAAATAAATCACTTAAATCAACCAGCAAGAGGTCAAATCCATGGGTTTAGGATGTCATTATGGTATGAACATATGGGATTACTCGATAACACGTTCCTTAACCCGGAAAGTGAGGAATGTTCTAAGAAAATTAATCAAATTGCTCAAAGGAATTGGGAATTATATTCTTCTGAAACCTTAGAGCATGATCTTCCTAGTCATTTGCTTACTTATCCAATCTCGATCACTGAGGAGGGAGACGTTGTTGCGCTTCCTGGTACCGAGTTTTTCCCTGATACTAAGGCTAGAATTCTTGGTAAGAAATCGGATACTCTTCCTCCTATTCTCACTACCTAA
- the LOC141595882 gene encoding benzyl alcohol O-benzoyltransferase-like yields MALKEQKMSPLVLKVTRAEPVMVCPAQPTPRGLKMLSDIDDQEGLRFQMPGIMFYRGHPSMDGVDTVKVVKDALAKALVLYYPFAGRLVEGTNRKLVVDCTGEGVPFIEAEANASLEDFGDEIHPPFSLEDLLYDIPGTSEMIGTPLLILQVTRLKCGGFIVAVRHNHTIADGAGIMQLMNVMGEMGRGFTSPTTLPVWERERLFARDPPRVTFNHREYDDQHDNVNNYIGLVQQCFMFGSVQLTALRSHVPSHIQKYSTFDLLSATLWRCRTKSLGLKPDDEVRLLFSVNARNKFDPPLAKGYYGNACAFPTVCAKVGDICDNQIGFVMELIRKTKEEINEEYMRSVMDFMVTKDRPHYIMYRTYDVSDLRHLGFADVDFGWGKPVYGGPASNGPVPDASFFISYNNKEGERVIMVTISLPPKEMEVFTKELEGLLQV; encoded by the exons ATGGCTCTAAAGGAACAAAAAATGAGCCCCCTTGTCCTCAAGGTAACACGAGCTGAGCCAGTCATGGTATGTCCGGCTCAGCCTACACCCAGAGGGCTAAAAATGCTCTCAGACATAGACGACCAAGAGGGGCTTCGTTTCCAAATGCCAGGCATAATGTTTTACCGGGGCCATCCGTCAATGGACGGAGTAGACACGGTGAAAGTGGTTAAAGATGCCCTAGCAAAGGCCCTTGTGCTATACTACCCATTTGCTGGCCGGCTTGTGGAAGGCACAAACCGTAAACTTGTTGTCGATTGCACCGGTGAAGGCGTGCCTTTCATTGAGGCCGAGGCTAATGCAAGTCTAGAGGATTTCGGCGATGAAATTCATCCTCCATTTTCTCTAGAGGATTTGTTGTATGATATTCCTGGTACTAGTGAAATGATTGGCACTCCTTTGCTCATATTGCAG GTAACTCGGCTTAAATGTGGTGGATTCATAGTAGCTGTACGACACAACCACACCATAGCCGATGGTGCAGGTATAATGCAACTCATGAATGTTATGGGCGAAATGGGAAGAGGTTTTACGAGCCCAACTACCCTCCCAGTGTGGGAAAGGGAGCGTCTATTCGCGAGAGATCCTCCTCGCGTCACCTTCAACCATCGTGAGTACGACGACCAACATGACAATGTCAACAACTACATTGGCCTAGTCCAACAATGCTTCATGTTCGGCTCAGTTCAGCTCACGGCCCTTAGATCCCATGTCCCTTCACACATTCAGAAATATTCCACTTTTGACCTCCTTAGTGCAACTCTGTGGCGGTGTCGTACCAAATCTCTTGGACTCAAACCTGACGATGAAGTTCGCTTGCTCTTCTCCGTAAATGCCAG GAATAAGTTTGATCCTCCACTAGCAAAGGGGTACTATGGGAACGCTTGCGCATTCCCGACAGTATGCGCAAAGGTTGGTGATATATGTGACAACCAAATTGGGTTTGTTATGGAGCTTATAAGGAAGACAAAAGAGGAAATTAATGAGGAATATATGAGGTCGGTTATGGACTTTATGGTGACAAAAGATAGGCCACATTATATTATGTATCGGACCTATGATGTGTCCGATTTGAGGCATCTAGGGTTTGCTGACGTTGATTTTGGGTGGGGAAAACCCGTTTATGGCGGTCCGGCTAGTAATGGACCGGTACCCGATGCTAGCTTCTTCATCTCTTATAACAATAAGGAAGGGGAGCGTGTAATAATGGTGACTATTTCACTTCCTCCTAAGGAAATGGAAGTTTTTACTAAGGAGTTGGAAGGGTTGCTTCAAGTTTAA
- the LOC141595783 gene encoding uncharacterized protein LOC141595783 yields MAAFSGTVILLAFKHQKPSCLPPSNTHFQINPIPALRPCLSSGEKKGEKKKKKVRFAEDVVDPRGNNEVFRRQLNSKSRKNSGESQRNEMPANRVALYKGILKDRVIQRMGYSY; encoded by the exons ATGGCTGCCTTTTCTGGTACCGTAATTCTCTTAGCATTTAAACATCAAAAACCTTCATGTCTTCCTCCTTCAAACACCCACTTTCAAATCAACCCTATTCCCGCTCTTCGCCCTTGCCTTTCTTCAG gtgaaaaaaagggagaaaagaagaagaaaaaggtgAGATTTGCAGAAGATGTGGTGGATCCAAGAGGAAATAATGAAGTGTTCAGGAGACAATTGAATAGCAAGTCAAGGAAAAATAGTGGAGAAAGTCAACGAAATGAAATGCCAGCAAATAGAGTTGCTTTGTACAAAGGGATACTCAAAGATCGTGTGATTCAACGTATGGGATACTCTTATTGA
- the LOC141595784 gene encoding uncharacterized protein LOC141595784: MKVRSSVKKMCEYCKTVKRRGRVYITCTANKKHKQRQGYSTFAYDGPLINRPIDMMSRPEMVKTPTVHDGFMSLVPKVQPPPAIFGFWKNSIFSLLFKKGN; the protein is encoded by the exons ATGAAGGTTCGTTCGTCAGTGAAGAAGATGTGTGAGTACTGCAAGACTGTCAAACGCCGCGGCCGTGTCTACATTACTTGCACTGCTAATAAAAAGCACAAGCAGCGACAAGGTTACTCAACATTTGCCTATGATGGCCCCTTAATCAATAG GCCTATTGATATGATGTCAAGGCCAGAGATGGTGAAAACCCCAACCGTGCACGATGGTTTTATGTCTCTCGTGCCCAAAGTACAACCACCACCTGCGATATTTGGTTTTTGGAAGAACTCTATCTTCTCGCTTTTATTCAAGAAGGGTAATTAG